The following nucleotide sequence is from Harmonia axyridis chromosome 5, icHarAxyr1.1, whole genome shotgun sequence.
TTTTTAGTTCTAATTATAGCTCTCTTTTTGAACAGCTCTAATAAACAACCAATTTTCTGGGAACCAAAATTATTTGTGTATCTTCCTTACcgagtacagggtgggcaaatttcgatgttttagcactacaacatTTAAatcagatgagatagacaaaatctgataccccattctcggtctctttttctgagaaactaacaagggtagtattcatttttggccaccttcttttgttttcgagttataagcgaaaattggaaaaatggcgatatcgaaaaacatttatatctccactaatactgatgatagagctctgaaattaaaacattatacaggcactttttacgtagaatccagtggcgtgctggtattttcaaaaggggttttaattacgaagctatgacccaaagttatgttttttcagatgggaacactagatttttgtgtcattttctgaaagcctgattttttctgattccaaaaatatataacatcgtatgattcggatcaatataaataatagaaaatggccaaaaacctcttttcacctaagagtctcaatatttctatggtttcaactgttgatgaacacagaaaaattgagctttctataacaaaagcagtgtccttccgtcaatctgattatttctatgcttttcacttatttctacgaaattcgaatctagatatgttttataaattttttatctaaaaattgatttgaaaataatggagaaaccacaagatcaaattttcaatcgaaagagttgtaatgagatgatatatcaggagattattgacataggtctccagaatcaatacgtacaagtaccaatccattttaagcAGCAtaatgaaacaatgcatatatgattgaactcaataatttaattacgaagggacaaacaagaaataatatttaacctaataatgacaacaattgcccaatgcacagtcgacacctcttctcgatatttcaatagatgaatatttgaaactgtattcaagctacctaggaaacattttccaagttcgtttatcttttcgaaactatttgtataataGCGTATTCGgctggctgcaccagttcgaattaattcgagctaattatgtcatttagctctacaaaaattcgaattaattcgcactggtacagccagtcgaatacgctataaaataaatatagattcgaattttgtagaaataagtggaaagcatagaaataatcagattgacggaaggacactgctcttgttataaaaagctcaatttttctgtgctcatcaacagttgaaaccatagaaatattgagactcttaagtaaaaaaaggtttttgaccattttctgttatatatttttgaaatcaggaaaaatcaagctttcagaaaatgacacaaaaatctagtgttcccatttgaaaaaacataactttggatcatagcttcgtaattaaaaacccttttgaaaataccagcacgccactggattctacgtaaaaaagtgcctgtataatgttttaatttcagagttctatcatcagtattagtggagatataaatgtttttcgatatcgccatttttccaattttcgcttataacttgaaaacaaaagaaggtggccaaaaatgaatactacccttgttagtttctcagaaaaagagaccgagaatggggtatcagattttgtctatctcatctggtttaaaagttgtagtgctaaaacatcgaaatttgcccaccctgtacattccacTGAGCCGACGGAGACACTATATTTGCGCATATTTCTCACCTAAATCTTCCATAAACCGACATGTAGCTCTAAATGACTTTATACAAAAACCATTATTTACCGATCCCAATGTAACACTTTTTAGGAGCTGAAATTTCATTGCAAGTCGAATGCTGCTTACAGTTAAAGGTTTAAGGAAATAACTTGTGTGAATACATTCAGTAGAGCACCATGGAAGAACTTATAACTCTACAAGAAAATAGagtttatattatatttgaaaagGACAAGTACAGGAtcaatcaatataataataGGCTAAAGTATAGTTAAAGTTATCAGTTCTTATTAGATGAAAGTAGACTTTTAATTCTTGCACTACCAGACAAAACTTCCAAATTTTAAAATGTACCAGtgcaaaattatccaaggaaagaTTAAACAATTTTATTCTGCATCAGTATTGCAGAGCATAGGAAAGAACAGCTTGTTATACAAGCGAAACGTTTTTGAGCcgtaaaaaatgtttttgctCACGATTTACTTCTACCTCATAGAACATGGAGTTGAATAACTGCTTCAACAATTGAAAACAGTTCTCCAAAACTGGACTCAAGAAATGCTAATGTGGAGCAACTCATTTTGTCCACGAAGATAAATTGTCATTATCGGAACTCTTGAAtaaaatgagaagtattcaatagcTAAAGTGGTCAAGGTTTGACAGACTTTATAACAATGGACGAATATTTAATAACAGAAGAccaatattgtaaaaaaaagtGCATGTGGCCTGTAACTAATAAAAATTGCAATAGAATGAATTTTTATGAGGAAACAATAAAACATATCAAATCTTGAAAGTTTTCGCAAAAGAGAATTTTACTGCTTTCAAGCACATACTTTGATCTTTTATTGAGATGATATAATATCTAAGTTCATTTCAATCTTTTATAAGAATTCATATAAACCTATTTCATTGAACCATTCATGATTGATATaagtatttatatatattttactGATCGGATTGTACATATATAACTGGGATAACAAATCAATCAAAATTAGAACTATTcctcaatcagaaaaaaatctgtTCCCATGAGTGCCTGCTTATGAGAGCTTTCACTGTACATATATTTAATCATTCAAACAAAGTTAGAAATACAGTCAAGCAAGTTAATCCAACTTTCAACATAGCAATTCATGCAATGATAAAAGAACAGTAATAATAGGGAGTTAGGAAAGAATGTGTCAGTAttagtaaaataattatatctTGTAGATAGTGATTCTTCAGGTGCTGAATGTCaagacaaaaaaagaaaaaaattattgttatactATAGCGTTCCAAACTCCATCAAAGCTTTATACCTGTAACATGAAACTACAAAGAATCATGGAGAACCAGCCTAAAAATGTCATGCTGTACATAATAACTTCCCTCAATAGGTTTTAATACAAATGTTTGAACATACGATTGTGGAATATCATCGTCAGTCTGTTGAGAAAAACGGACATCAAATATGGATATCAAAAGAAtaatatatttctaaaaatTGTTCTATATTAAATACTATGATATCCCAATACTTTCAGGACATTCAATGGGCATtaaatataatgataattcgGATAAGTATCATCTTAAAGAATCATAACCTACCTTTAATCTTCCTAATACAGTGATTAGAACTCCACCATCAAAAGTTGGTTGAGAGTCAACAGCTGTTATAACCCtagtaattttttgaaaagtgagactctgaaatatattgaattaacTCATGacaattcatttttaaaaaaacCGTTGATCTCACcgatattttttccataattttggCAGACCCTTGTAATTGTGATCCCTCGAATGTCATGAAGGAAGTTTCTACCTATaaattaatcatttttttttttgcgaaggGAGCCAAATAACATCCCCATACTCACATTGTACATTGAGTGTAGATTTGGTCGTTGAATTGGATCATCAAATAATGCATAATACTGGCTCACGAAACCTTTGCCAATAGCTTCGTACTGTGGATTTAGAGCCAtttgctaattttttttcagacaaaacgAGGAGATTTGAAGAAATAGCCCTAGAAGGGTATAACTCTATGTAAAAAGAACACGGTTAGCGGTCGCTGCCAAATGCCAATATCTGGGaacttcaattttttaatttttgctcTTGATTTGACATTGGCATACTGTCATTCTCAACACATTTGTcgacaaattttttattattctgtgGTTGTGATCTCCAACCATAGATTGTTTTTAGAGAATCGGGAAATTCGTAATTGAGCAGTCATAGAATTTAATCCATGATCAtagatatttttcgaaataatctaTTTCCCTAAATTATTGTGAATAttgaacaataaaataataacgaaGAAGGTGACATGACATTTTGGTATTTATTCAAAAAGACCAAACCTTCACCATACGAGCCAAGATACTGCCAAAGCAGACACAATACAAACTATTTTAGAGATGTAATCGAATACCATCATGTATATGAcagattgtttgaaattaagtCGAGTTCTCTTTGGTGTATTCTGATCAGGTTCATCTGTTTGATAGACTAGTCTTGGAGCGTTCCATGATGTTGAACATCCCTTTCTATAAATATATCCGCTCCCATTGAATAGAGCACAATGATCAGAAGGAGGATCACCAGAATTGTCTATCGGGTGACAACATGTTGATGGTATCGAGAGATTGTAGTACAACCAATTATCAGGTCCTGTAATTCCGCAACATCTATTCTGGAATGAGCCAAATGAGTAAATTAGTAATGCGTGAAGTGTCATAGGTAGGTATAAGGTGGTTCTTAATTAATCAAGCCATTGTTAAactaaatattttgaatattgaataattattgcaCATTAAATGTATTATTGTATTAGGTGtagtatgtaaaaaaaaatccattactTTTTCAATAGAAGGATTTGGCTCaatgttcattgaaattattattagataggtttttatttgatataataAAGCAATGAATTATTACCTACTTGCTCTTGCATTAGATCCCAAGCTTTTTTTTGCGATTTTATGTTCTTATAGTCTTCCAAATTTAAGTGCAGTTTCTGGACTGTTTCTTCAGGAGTTGCGGtcaaaaaaaccatcaaatgAGTGAAAGCACCGACCAGGAATCCAACAATCATAAGACCtgcaaactgatttttttttcaatataaaacccATATTTATTAGGAATCTACAGTTTAAAAAGACTCGGCTAATCTTAGTATGATGGAAATTGTATACAATTTCCATGCTATAGCATGGAGAAAATGTAGTAAATTAACTGACACATATTCCATCAGAAAACGAAGGTGTTGTAGGGGAAATGTGTCTGAGACGGCAAAGCTGATGAGATGGCATACAACGTGTTTCTCGGTTGACATTCAGAATTAGGCGCCAGTTCAATGCGCATACTATAGAATAAGACGTAGTTAAACGTCTGCGTGAGTTTTAGTAAATTCTGCAGTAGTATTTGGTCAGCGCATGCGAGGAAAGTTTATCGAGTCGGCTGAAAATTTACAACAGCTAGAGTTTTCGgtgaatatttgaaagaaacaggTATATCGGTGAGTgcaaatattttctattatttctgcATACACTTTAGTTtcagaataatatattttttttcatcttagtaTCCACCATTGTTATTGAGAAAGAAAAAAGTGCTGGTGTTTGCTTCTGGGTGAGTTGGCATACGTGATATGCTGATGAGATGGCGTAGGTATGTCATCTCACCCAGGCACTTTGTTAAGTTTCCTTTTCGAGTAGaaaatttaattatgatttttcaagGAATAGGGCGTTATCAACGAAAATCAACAAGACATTCCTGGAGCGAAGAGAATATGAAGGAAGCGATAAAGGCagttcaggaaaaaaaaatgggCTGGTTGATAGCCTCAAAGACGTTCAATGTGCCTAGCACATTAAGGCGACGTGCAAAAATTACATGGGGGTGGGGGGTCATAAAGTTACTTTCGATGAAACCTTAGAAAGGGAAATTGTTGagcatttaaaaaatttaaaaataagattttttggTTTTACAACAACCAACGTCAGAAAGCTTGCTTATGAAGTGAcggaagcaaaaaaaaatcccCCAGATTTTCCCATGTCAAAAAAATGGCAGGATGGGATTGGCTAAAAGGATTCCGGGATAGAAATCCTAGTATAAGCCTTCGAACTCCAGAATCAACTTCATTCGCTATAGCTAGTGCTTTCAACAAGCAgaagattcaaaaatattttgcccTTCTTTCTATTGTACCGGAAAAGCATCATTTGAAGGCTAAAGACATATGGAATGTCGACggatcaggattttcaacagtACCTTCGAAAAATACTAAAATTTTTGCCATACGCGGCCGAATACAGGTGGGAGTCCTGACTAGTGCTGAAAGAGGACATCATTTCACTGTGGTCTGCGGTATGAATGCCGTTGGGACTTATATTCCACCAGCTATCATTTTCCcaaggaaaaatatgaaaaatgaattaatggaCAATGGACACAGAAGATCCTTTCAATAGGAATGGCGATGAAAATTACGACATTGCATGTATATACTGCAATGACATGTTTTCTCGATCTCGTTCCAAAGAAATATGGCTCAAATGCAATGGATGTGACCAGTGGTGTCATGCAGAATGTGCAGgagttgacaaaaaaaaaataaaaaaatgtatttgcgAAATATGTACCTAGGTCATAATTTATCATGTACCTATGCCATCTCATCCACAGTGTTGAGGGTGAGATGGCATATGAAGACCTTGtttgattgttattttacaCTTTCATATTGTCATAttgttattatattcaattttgaatgaaccaTTCCATAGATTATACATTGCACTATAATTTCATCTGGTCCTGACCTTTTaaagatatttatattgatagaTATAAACCTAGTTCAAAAAGTATGCTGTCTCAGACACATTTCCCCTATAACTGATAGATACTTCATCAGGAAGTGGTGAAACTGGGATTCCAAAGTTTATTGAGAGTCATTCTCACCAGAAATGAATGTGTCCATGCTTGGTTTAGCTACAATTTCTATAATCAATCAGTTCTTTTACCAAAATTTTTGGATTAGGTAGGTACTCTATATAGtataataacaacaataataTTTTGCATGTACTCCGATAATTTTCGGGACCCTTCTGTATTAAtctttgtattataaatattggGCTATTATCTCGCGAAggtgtttttcattttacttagtAAAGCCAACCCATATGGTAAGTCAATGGAGGAAATACGAGTAGTAGATACTAAATATCAGTGTAGATAGTAATCTACACGAAATTTCACAGGAAATCTGTAATCACGGAAATGATGCGTATTTCTTTTGCAATAATGAATTTTGCATGTAGCTGGAAATAATTTAATATCAATACTCAAAATCTCAATTCCGTGGGTTTCTCAATTCTCGGAagtattgattaattttttgttaattattcttaaatttttaAGGTCAAAAATGTCGAAATATACATAGTATATCGTAAACATAAAAAATCCAGCTTCTATGTAATGTGTCGAagagatcaataaaataaaacagcCCAAAACTTCTTCGATGCCGATAAATAATGCGTAAGTACTACATTTATCTGATTTTCACATCCAAATGACACTGCTTACGATCGAATGTTTACATATCacaccacaaaatacaaagggcggtagggcatACAGAATTGcagtattgcttcgaaaactGATTGAGATTacaaacatgtgttccgctgaaaatATTTGGCAATTAACAGATACTAGTTTCGAATgccatttttcattttcatatgtttGAATGATCAAACAAAAACATCGGcatccaaataattcgaaagcaaaAGGtaatcttgtttttattttttgtgaaaGACATTACGATTTTATCCCTTAATGaggaaaatagaaaattttgtttatattggttgggctaCCATGTGTTGTTTATTATACAAGTTGCTTAGTAAAAGATGTTTGGAGTTTTTttttgcagggaatgttgacaatCCAGCGGTGCGGAACAAtcttcatgttgtttttaattattaatgatAACATATAAAAACGCAGTCAAAAAAATTGGCTGAATTAAAGCCCCTTGAATaaaggcgcctgaaacagtcacttcactgtttcacccctagcGCCGGCCCTGGGAAAACCCATTAGTACTTATTTCATTTATTCCAGAAGTACTAATTTCGATGGTATTCGTTCTAATTTCTTGTAATTgattttgtttcaattattgTATATTGTGCTAAGCATTCGGATTATTTTCAGGTTAGATTGTGAAACTGCTCAATTTTTATTATGATGTAGTTTTAACTTGTcaaatgtgaaaaaatgatgGATTCGAAAGTGATATCTGCTCAGCTTCAAAGCGGGATATTCAAAAGGACacctcctattggaaaaccttttatgatttccacaattttcattttctacatTTGGAAACTCTTCTACGAAGGTGATCAATATTATGGCATTATACAACTTACCAATAGTAGAATACTGGTATATTCTCCAATTAACCCTATGGTTCCAGCAGCAAGAATGCACAGGAACATAACCGATAGAATCAACATTATAAATCCATGACCTTTCACTTCAGCTTTTCTGGGATCAATAGCTATGCAAGCTCCAACAGCCATGACACTTATATTGGTGAGCTAAAAATTCCAAAAGAAATTATATAGCTTCTTCATACAAATAATTAGAATGTCATTAATGGACTGTTAGATCATATAATGTCATGTcacaaaattgaattcaattttggaATACCCCGTGTAAATTTAGTATTTAGCTACGAATTCGTAGCTAAATACTAAATTGAAAGCGAGATTGAAAGTGTTTGCTGGCAAGCTACTAACTGGGGATGGTAATAATAACGTGTTAGAAAGAAATGGGGAGCAACAAATTACTCCCTATTCCCTTCCACAAAAAGTTAAAATCTAATGAGAAAAAAGAGGAGAGTATATCTCCTACCTCTCCTTTGAATCTTTATTCAACATATTATTCGTAGCGTTTAGCGTATTTTTTTCCTGA
It contains:
- the LOC123681362 gene encoding probable nuclear transport factor 2 isoform X2 — its product is MALNPQYEAIGKGFVSQYYALFDDPIQRPNLHSMYNVETSFMTFEGSQLQGSAKIMEKISSLTFQKITRVITAVDSQPTFDGGVLITVLGRLKTDDDIPQSYVQTFVLKPIEGSYYVQHDIFRLVLHDSL
- the LOC123681362 gene encoding probable nuclear transport factor 2 isoform X1; protein product: MALNPQYEAIGKGFVSQYYALFDDPIQRPNLHSMYNVETSFMTFEGSQLQGSAKIMEKISSLTFQKITRVITAVDSQPTFDGGVLITVLGRLKCDEDPPHAFVQVFVLKPLGTSFYIQHDIFRLAIHDTA
- the LOC123681360 gene encoding leukocyte surface antigen CD53-like isoform X2 codes for the protein MAVGACIAIDPRKAEVKGHGFIMLILSVMFLCILAAGTIGLIGEYTSILLLFAGLMIVGFLVGAFTHLMVFLTATPEETVQKLHLNLEDYKNIKSQKKAWDLMQEQNRCCGITGPDNWLYYNLSIPSTCCHPIDNSGDPPSDHCALFNGSGYIYRKGCSTSWNAPRLVYQTDEPDQNTPKRTRLNFKQSVIYMMVFDYISKIVCIVSALAVSWLVW
- the LOC123681360 gene encoding uroplakin-1b-like isoform X1, which produces MDKCKGFCITRQVLICCLICQALTNISVMAVGACIAIDPRKAEVKGHGFIMLILSVMFLCILAAGTIGLIGEYTSILLLFAGLMIVGFLVGAFTHLMVFLTATPEETVQKLHLNLEDYKNIKSQKKAWDLMQEQNRCCGITGPDNWLYYNLSIPSTCCHPIDNSGDPPSDHCALFNGSGYIYRKGCSTSWNAPRLVYQTDEPDQNTPKRTRLNFKQSVIYMMVFDYISKIVCIVSALAVSWLVW
- the LOC123681360 gene encoding uncharacterized protein LOC123681360 isoform X3 produces the protein MDKCKGFCITRQVLICCLICQALTNISVMAVGACIAIDPRKAEVKGHGFIMLILSVMFLCILAAGTIGLIGEYTSILLLFAGLMIVGFLVGAFTHLMVFLTATPEETVQKLHLNLEDYKNIKSQKKAWDLMQEQVE